A region of Hydrogenobacter sp. DNA encodes the following proteins:
- a CDS encoding phosphoribosylanthranilate isomerase yields the protein MVKVKFCGIKRLEDLQKAISLGVHYVGFVLYPKSPRYVSLDQLKVLVDTADTIKKVAVMVNPDYEDVRKVFDTGIDMVQLHGEESFSFAKKIGAERVIKAFRVRDKIYVSEEWKKVYAVLLDAYSERLYGGTGKTFSWNLAKDIVNKGFRVFLSGGLNPINVGEAIKQVSPYCVDVSSGIEIEPGIKDHSKMEAFVRAVFQE from the coding sequence ATGGTTAAGGTCAAGTTCTGCGGTATAAAAAGGCTTGAAGATTTGCAGAAAGCTATCTCTTTGGGTGTACATTACGTAGGTTTTGTACTTTATCCAAAAAGTCCAAGATACGTAAGTCTTGACCAGCTGAAAGTTTTGGTAGATACAGCTGATACCATCAAAAAGGTTGCCGTCATGGTAAATCCAGATTATGAAGACGTAAGGAAGGTTTTTGATACAGGTATAGATATGGTTCAGCTTCACGGGGAAGAAAGTTTTTCTTTCGCAAAGAAGATAGGAGCTGAGAGAGTTATAAAAGCCTTTAGGGTAAGGGATAAGATATATGTGTCAGAGGAATGGAAGAAGGTTTACGCTGTACTTTTGGATGCGTACTCAGAAAGGCTTTACGGAGGGACGGGTAAAACTTTTAGCTGGAATTTAGCTAAGGATATTGTGAATAAAGGTTTTCGCGTTTTTCTTTCAGGAGGGCTAAACCCGATCAATGTGGGGGAAGCCATAAAACAGGTAAGTCCTTACTGTGTTGATGTGTCTTCGGGGATAGAGATAGAACCAGGTATTAAAGATCACAGTAAGATGGAAGCTTTTGTAAGAGCTGTATTTCAGGAGTAA
- a CDS encoding argininosuccinate synthase codes for MAKRVILAYSGGLDTSVMVRWLTERGYDVITYTADVGQGEELSDIPKKAESSGAVEAIVEDLKEEFAKDYCLPTLRALALYEGKYPLSAALSRPLISKKLVYYAEKFKADYIAHGSTGKGNDQVRFEVSAWALNPNIEVLAPVREWEFRSREEEVEYALKQNIPVKITKDKPYSIDKNLWGVSIECGPMEDPTVEPPEDAFEWTMSPEKALEKPEYVEIEFEEGLPISVNGKRYEILSSLILDLNVIAGKHGIGRIDMVENRLVGIKSREVYEAPGATVLYTAYRELLALTTDRFTFHYFLSHIPHEYAKLVYEGLWFSPLREALDAFTSKLAKLVNGSVRLKLYKGSLTPVGRNSPNSLYVEELATYSEKDAFDHRAGASFTKVFGLPLKVFGRVRRR; via the coding sequence ATGGCTAAAAGGGTTATTTTAGCATACTCTGGAGGGCTTGACACTTCGGTAATGGTAAGGTGGCTTACCGAAAGAGGTTACGATGTAATAACTTATACTGCTGATGTGGGGCAGGGTGAAGAGCTGAGTGATATACCAAAAAAAGCAGAAAGTTCCGGTGCGGTTGAGGCAATTGTGGAGGATTTAAAGGAGGAATTCGCAAAGGATTACTGCCTCCCTACTTTAAGGGCATTGGCTCTGTATGAGGGCAAATATCCGCTAAGCGCAGCTCTGTCAAGACCATTAATATCAAAAAAGCTCGTGTATTACGCTGAGAAATTTAAGGCTGATTACATAGCTCACGGCTCTACGGGGAAGGGGAACGATCAGGTGAGGTTTGAAGTGTCCGCGTGGGCACTCAACCCTAATATTGAAGTGCTTGCACCTGTTAGGGAGTGGGAGTTCAGATCGCGCGAAGAGGAGGTAGAGTATGCATTAAAACAAAACATTCCGGTAAAGATAACTAAAGACAAGCCTTACTCTATAGACAAGAATCTCTGGGGAGTGTCAATAGAGTGTGGACCGATGGAGGATCCGACGGTAGAACCTCCTGAAGATGCTTTTGAATGGACAATGTCTCCAGAAAAAGCTTTAGAAAAGCCTGAGTATGTAGAAATTGAGTTTGAGGAAGGACTACCCATCTCTGTGAACGGTAAAAGGTATGAGATTTTGAGTTCGCTCATTCTTGATCTTAATGTCATAGCTGGTAAGCACGGTATTGGAAGAATAGACATGGTGGAAAATAGACTCGTGGGGATAAAAAGCAGGGAGGTGTATGAAGCTCCAGGGGCGACGGTACTATACACAGCATACAGAGAACTTCTTGCTCTGACAACGGACAGATTCACCTTCCATTACTTTTTGAGTCATATACCTCATGAATATGCAAAGCTCGTTTATGAAGGGCTTTGGTTTTCTCCTTTAAGGGAAGCTTTGGATGCTTTCACATCTAAACTTGCCAAACTAGTAAATGGAAGCGTTAGACTGAAGCTCTACAAAGGTTCTCTGACGCCTGTTGGAAGAAATTCACCTAATTCCTTGTACGTAGAAGAACTTGCCACATATTCGGAAAAAGACGCCTTTGATCACAGAGCTGGTGCAAGCTTTACAAAAGTTTTCGGACTTCCCCTCAAGGTATTTGGAAGGGTAAGAAGAAGGTGA
- the rimP gene encoding ribosome maturation factor RimP, giving the protein MQINEKSIVQKVKELAEPIIKNLGFKLFDVEFKPERGWVLRIILDKEGGITINDCEEVSKRLSALLDVEDIIPTSYILEVSSPGLTRELTKPEHYEFFKGRLIRAVLKEALEGKREVKGYIVQVEEGILQIREKESDKVLHIPLSAVAKAHLEIEGW; this is encoded by the coding sequence ATGCAGATTAATGAAAAAAGTATAGTTCAAAAAGTAAAGGAGCTTGCAGAACCCATAATTAAAAACTTGGGTTTTAAACTTTTTGATGTGGAATTTAAACCCGAAAGGGGGTGGGTTTTGAGGATCATACTGGACAAAGAGGGAGGTATAACTATAAACGATTGTGAGGAAGTCAGCAAAAGACTAAGCGCTCTTCTTGATGTGGAAGATATAATACCCACATCCTATATACTTGAAGTATCATCTCCGGGTCTTACCAGAGAGCTTACCAAACCTGAACATTACGAGTTTTTTAAAGGTAGACTTATAAGGGCAGTTCTCAAAGAAGCTTTGGAAGGTAAGAGGGAAGTCAAAGGTTACATCGTCCAGGTTGAGGAGGGAATACTCCAGATCAGGGAAAAAGAGAGCGATAAAGTACTCCACATACCACTGTCTGCGGTAGCCAAGGCGCATCTGGAGATAGAGGGATGGTAA
- the aroD gene encoding type I 3-dehydroquinate dehydratase, whose amino-acid sequence MLIAVPLTDKNFEDGLKACKELGADIVELRVDMFQDADVNHLRELIKKIHNTGLRNILTIRSEKEGGKHVPNRLKLFEELSPISDYTDLELSSEGIISKVRDIVKAHDKKLILSYHNFERTPPRWILKEIFREARRWGADIVKVAVRADSYEDVATLLCMGKEEEGEKILISMGSVGSISRLAGFIFGSVISYAFVGQAVAEGQIPLEEMVRLRRLFYG is encoded by the coding sequence ATGCTTATAGCTGTACCTCTCACTGATAAAAATTTTGAAGACGGGCTGAAAGCTTGCAAAGAGTTAGGCGCTGACATAGTGGAGTTGAGGGTGGATATGTTCCAAGACGCAGATGTAAATCACTTACGCGAGCTTATAAAAAAGATACATAATACGGGGCTTAGGAACATACTAACGATAAGGAGTGAGAAAGAAGGTGGTAAGCATGTGCCTAACAGATTAAAGCTTTTTGAGGAACTTTCTCCAATAAGTGACTACACAGACTTAGAGCTATCCTCAGAAGGTATCATATCAAAGGTAAGGGATATAGTAAAAGCGCACGATAAAAAGCTCATACTTTCCTATCACAACTTTGAGAGAACTCCTCCACGCTGGATACTTAAAGAGATCTTTAGAGAAGCAAGGCGATGGGGTGCGGACATAGTAAAAGTGGCAGTTAGGGCAGATTCTTATGAGGATGTGGCAACGCTTCTTTGCATGGGCAAAGAAGAAGAAGGTGAAAAAATACTCATCTCTATGGGAAGTGTAGGTAGTATATCAAGGCTTGCTGGCTTTATCTTCGGTTCTGTGATCTCATACGCCTTTGTAGGTCAGGCTGTAGCAGAAGGTCAGATACCCCTTGAAGAGATGGTGAGGTTAAGAAGGCTTTTTTATGGTTAA
- a CDS encoding ribonucleoside-diphosphate reductase subunit alpha, which produces MYVTKRSGVKESMDISKIRIVIDFACKGLRVDPLELEADAQIQFREGISTKEIQQLLIRTAAEKVSPENPDWQYVAARLLLYDLYKDVGHLRGYKVKDKINGKYKPYNPDSFYKLVEEYAKKGIYGEYLLQNYTEEEFNELARYINPDRDLLFNYTGIKVLVDRYLVRDENGNVIELPQEMYMLIAMTLAIPEKKEERLKYAKLFYDLMSNHEISLATPTLMNARRTHTQLSSCFVLTVDDDLYDIFDNVQKAGQISKFAGGLGIYLGKIRATGSPIRKFKGASSGVLPVVKILNDVMVYVDQLGMRKGSASITLDIWHKDVLDFLEVKTNVGDERKKAHDIHPAISIPDLFMKRLKNREKWTLFDPYYCKNVKDGKNLEDFNGEEFEKLYENLERELPKEAKKEVDAFELWKRLLTVIFETGEPYIFFRDTANKLNPNKHCGIVYSSNLCMEIIQNMSATTHIEDSIDPKTGIITHKKKSGDVVVCNLGSINLGKVYTKEDLERVMPLLVRMLDNVISINFYAIKEAEYTNKRYRAIGIGVSNYHYCLVKNGIVWESEEHLQFADQLFERIAYYATKGSMELAKEREKYELFDGSDWSRGIFFGRSAEENTKISKNGFDWVSLSEEVKRYGLRNAYLIALMPTGSTSLIIGATPSIDPIFAKFYKEENMSGILPQVPPEIDKYFWHYKSAYNIDQEWVIRAASVRQKWIDQAQSLNIFIDPETVDGPKLSRLYELAWELGLKTVYYCRSKSLTDIEECESCSV; this is translated from the coding sequence ATGTATGTAACTAAGAGGAGTGGCGTCAAGGAATCTATGGATATATCCAAGATACGTATAGTTATAGACTTTGCCTGCAAGGGGCTTAGGGTTGATCCTCTTGAGCTTGAGGCTGATGCACAGATACAGTTTAGGGAAGGTATATCCACAAAAGAGATACAACAGCTACTCATAAGAACTGCTGCGGAAAAAGTATCTCCTGAAAATCCAGATTGGCAGTATGTTGCCGCAAGACTGCTCTTATATGATCTATATAAAGATGTAGGACATTTAAGAGGCTACAAGGTCAAAGATAAAATAAACGGCAAATATAAACCCTACAATCCTGATAGTTTTTATAAGCTCGTTGAAGAATACGCTAAAAAAGGTATTTACGGCGAGTATCTTTTACAAAACTACACGGAAGAGGAATTTAACGAGCTGGCAAGATACATAAATCCGGACAGAGATCTGCTTTTTAACTATACAGGCATAAAGGTCTTGGTAGATAGGTACTTGGTAAGGGATGAAAACGGCAATGTGATAGAGCTACCACAAGAAATGTATATGCTTATTGCCATGACCCTTGCTATACCTGAAAAGAAGGAGGAGAGGCTAAAGTATGCAAAGCTATTTTATGATTTGATGAGCAATCATGAAATATCTCTGGCAACTCCCACGCTAATGAACGCAAGAAGAACACATACACAACTTAGCTCTTGCTTTGTTTTAACCGTAGATGATGACCTTTATGACATCTTTGACAATGTACAAAAGGCAGGGCAAATATCCAAGTTTGCCGGTGGCTTAGGCATATACTTGGGCAAGATCAGGGCAACAGGTTCGCCAATAAGGAAGTTTAAAGGTGCAAGCTCTGGAGTTCTGCCAGTTGTAAAGATACTAAACGATGTTATGGTTTATGTGGACCAGCTTGGTATGAGGAAAGGCTCAGCTTCAATCACGCTTGATATATGGCACAAAGACGTTTTAGACTTTTTAGAGGTAAAGACAAACGTAGGAGATGAGAGGAAGAAGGCTCACGACATACATCCAGCCATATCCATACCAGATCTATTTATGAAAAGGTTAAAAAATAGAGAAAAATGGACACTCTTTGATCCCTATTACTGCAAAAACGTAAAGGATGGGAAAAATCTTGAAGACTTCAACGGAGAAGAATTTGAAAAGTTATATGAGAATTTGGAAAGAGAACTGCCAAAAGAGGCAAAAAAGGAAGTTGATGCCTTTGAGTTGTGGAAAAGGTTATTGACCGTTATATTTGAGACTGGAGAGCCTTATATTTTCTTCAGAGACACCGCAAATAAGCTAAACCCAAACAAACATTGCGGGATTGTGTATTCAAGCAATTTATGTATGGAAATTATCCAAAATATGTCGGCGACTACACACATAGAAGACAGTATTGATCCAAAAACAGGTATCATAACTCACAAAAAGAAGTCTGGAGATGTGGTGGTTTGCAATCTTGGTTCTATAAATCTTGGCAAGGTATATACGAAAGAAGATTTAGAGAGAGTTATGCCGTTACTTGTCAGAATGCTTGACAATGTGATATCCATAAACTTCTACGCCATAAAGGAGGCAGAATATACAAATAAGAGATATAGAGCAATAGGCATAGGAGTCAGCAATTACCATTACTGTTTAGTGAAAAATGGAATAGTGTGGGAGAGTGAAGAACACCTACAATTTGCAGACCAGCTCTTTGAGAGAATAGCTTATTATGCCACAAAAGGCTCTATGGAGTTAGCAAAGGAGAGAGAGAAGTACGAACTCTTTGATGGCTCAGATTGGAGCAGGGGAATATTCTTTGGAAGGAGCGCAGAAGAAAACACAAAGATATCAAAAAATGGCTTTGATTGGGTATCTTTGTCTGAAGAGGTTAAAAGGTATGGCTTGAGGAACGCCTATTTGATAGCCTTAATGCCAACAGGCTCCACATCCTTAATTATAGGTGCCACACCCTCCATAGACCCCATCTTTGCAAAGTTTTATAAAGAGGAAAATATGTCTGGCATACTGCCTCAAGTGCCTCCAGAAATAGACAAATACTTCTGGCATTATAAGAGTGCCTACAACATAGACCAAGAGTGGGTGATAAGAGCGGCATCGGTACGACAAAAATGGATAGATCAGGCACAATCTTTAAACATTTTCATAGACCCTGAAACAGTTGACGGACCAAAACTTTCAAGGCTTTATGAATTGGCTTGGGAATTAGGTTTAAAAACTGTTTACTATTGCAGAAGTAAGTCATTAACTGATATAGAAGAATGTGAAAGCTGTTCTGTTTAA
- a CDS encoding ribonucleotide-diphosphate reductase subunit beta, with protein MERTIIFNPKGDGEVSKRKIVLGNPTNIMELNNVKYQWAFELYKTMGFTNFWIPEEIPMHEDRKQYEKDLSPYEKRAYEMVLSFLIALDSYQVNMLKEFARYITAPELVMALTSQEFQEALHSYSYQFILESVVDPSIADEIYNYWRQDNVLMERNKVIAQLYNEFIKKPNEENFIKATFGNYVLESLYFYSGFAFFYTLGRQGKMRNTVQQIKYINRDELTHVTLFRNIILTLKEEQPQLFTPEIEKWIYEFFKYATDAEIKWGQYVTQNQILGINNTLIDRYIKYLANLRLTQLGYKALYHEVTDNPMKWIDTFRTINDTKTDFFQAKPQTYAKRSELKW; from the coding sequence ATGGAAAGAACCATAATCTTTAACCCAAAAGGCGACGGAGAAGTCTCAAAAAGGAAGATAGTTTTAGGCAATCCAACCAACATAATGGAACTGAACAATGTCAAGTATCAGTGGGCATTTGAACTGTACAAAACGATGGGATTTACAAACTTCTGGATACCAGAAGAGATACCTATGCACGAAGACAGAAAGCAGTATGAAAAGGATCTTTCTCCGTATGAAAAAAGAGCCTACGAGATGGTTCTGTCTTTCCTCATAGCTCTTGATTCTTATCAAGTCAATATGTTGAAAGAGTTTGCACGCTATATTACAGCTCCGGAACTTGTTATGGCACTAACTTCTCAAGAGTTTCAGGAGGCGCTTCACTCATATTCGTATCAGTTTATTCTTGAAAGCGTAGTAGATCCATCAATAGCGGACGAAATATACAACTACTGGAGACAGGACAATGTATTGATGGAGAGAAATAAAGTAATAGCCCAGCTATACAACGAGTTTATAAAAAAGCCAAATGAAGAGAATTTTATCAAAGCGACTTTCGGAAATTACGTTCTTGAAAGTCTCTATTTTTATTCTGGCTTTGCCTTCTTCTACACACTTGGGAGACAAGGCAAAATGAGAAACACAGTCCAGCAAATAAAATACATAAACAGGGATGAGCTAACCCATGTAACATTATTCAGAAACATAATCCTGACACTAAAAGAGGAACAACCTCAGCTTTTCACACCAGAAATAGAAAAATGGATATATGAATTTTTCAAGTACGCAACGGATGCTGAAATAAAATGGGGACAGTATGTAACTCAAAATCAGATACTCGGAATAAACAACACACTTATTGACAGGTACATAAAGTATCTTGCCAATTTGAGACTTACTCAGCTTGGCTACAAGGCACTCTATCATGAAGTGACAGACAATCCTATGAAATGGATAGATACCTTTAGAACCATTAACGATACAAAAACAGATTTCTTTCAGGCAAAGCCTCAAACTTACGCAAAGAGAAGCGAGCTAAAGTGGTAG
- a CDS encoding class I SAM-dependent RNA methyltransferase encodes MRTLQELSIKKMVYGGYGLAEYSGKRVFVRYTAPKELISAEIIKEKRDHIEATVKEVLISSPSRREPPCRYYYYCGGCQLQHINVDEQVKIKEEILLESLRRIGNLDVDTLNESIRSKQEFNYRIRAQFKVSNGNLGFFAWGTHELVKIDECLLLHPAINNLIGSLQELTRRIRNIQELHVLYSPSEGEFLLKVITPNIYDKDKIRRLKENVLPKEVVGVGNYSKLGDHLLKRYHIGRSFTYMQVGNYRYRVSADSFFQINFTLWEDLIRSVVKGTYKKVLELHCGAGFFSIPISEIAHFLLSSDTNASAVKDAQYNAKLNGRDNVVFFNESSYQTLKKYAGEIIDLLFLDPPRGGLTSDELTLIIQNKPKEIIYVSCNPTTLARDLGFMARGGYGIKSVRLIDNFPQTYHIESVAELYLK; translated from the coding sequence ATGAGAACTTTGCAGGAGCTTTCCATAAAGAAAATGGTTTATGGAGGTTACGGTCTTGCCGAATACAGTGGAAAAAGAGTTTTTGTACGATACACAGCCCCTAAGGAACTTATATCTGCGGAGATTATCAAAGAAAAGAGGGATCACATAGAAGCTACGGTAAAGGAAGTACTTATAAGTTCACCATCGCGAAGAGAACCACCGTGTAGGTACTACTACTACTGCGGAGGTTGCCAGCTCCAACACATAAATGTAGATGAGCAAGTGAAGATAAAGGAAGAAATCCTGCTGGAGAGCCTCAGGCGTATAGGAAATCTGGATGTGGATACGCTGAACGAAAGCATAAGATCTAAGCAAGAGTTTAACTATAGGATAAGAGCGCAGTTCAAAGTGAGCAACGGTAATTTAGGCTTTTTTGCGTGGGGAACTCACGAACTTGTGAAAATAGATGAGTGTCTTCTTCTACATCCGGCTATAAATAATCTGATCGGATCCCTTCAAGAGCTGACAAGAAGGATCAGAAACATTCAGGAGCTTCACGTGCTTTATTCGCCAAGCGAAGGGGAGTTTCTCCTTAAGGTGATAACTCCTAACATTTACGATAAGGATAAGATCAGGAGGCTTAAAGAGAATGTACTTCCTAAGGAGGTTGTGGGTGTAGGGAATTACTCGAAGCTCGGAGATCATCTTCTGAAAAGGTATCATATAGGTAGAAGCTTTACTTACATGCAAGTTGGGAATTACAGATACAGAGTTAGTGCCGACTCCTTTTTTCAGATAAACTTTACCCTTTGGGAAGATCTCATAAGAAGTGTGGTTAAAGGAACTTACAAAAAGGTGCTTGAACTTCATTGTGGTGCAGGTTTTTTCAGCATACCTATATCGGAGATAGCTCATTTCTTGCTTTCATCAGATACCAACGCATCTGCCGTAAAAGATGCTCAATACAATGCAAAGCTCAACGGAAGGGATAACGTGGTTTTCTTTAACGAGAGTAGTTACCAAACGCTCAAAAAGTACGCAGGGGAGATCATAGACCTGCTTTTTCTTGACCCGCCAAGAGGCGGATTAACATCCGATGAGCTTACCCTTATAATTCAGAATAAGCCTAAGGAGATCATATATGTTTCGTGTAATCCAACTACACTTGCCAGAGATCTCGGTTTTATGGCACGTGGTGGATACGGTATAAAGAGTGTAAGACTCATAGACAATTTCCCTCAGACCTATCATATAGAAAGCGTTGCAGAGCTTTATCTAAAGTGA
- the cobA gene encoding uroporphyrinogen-III C-methyltransferase: LLLEYAYSKEVVVRLKGGDPFVFGRGGEEALFLAQHGIEFEVVPGISSAIAVPAYAGIPLTFRGISSSFAVITGHEDPKKGSSSIDWESMKGINTLVFLMAVSNRQEIAKRLISVGREPKEPVAFIERGTTKEQKVVITSLKELSENPPEVKPPAVMVVGEVVRLYNYIGWFATTQQPL, translated from the coding sequence AGCTTTTGCTTGAGTATGCATATAGCAAAGAGGTAGTAGTAAGGCTAAAAGGTGGAGACCCCTTCGTCTTTGGAAGGGGTGGAGAGGAAGCCCTCTTTTTGGCACAGCATGGCATAGAGTTTGAAGTGGTTCCGGGTATAAGCTCAGCCATAGCGGTGCCAGCCTATGCAGGCATTCCTTTGACCTTTAGGGGCATATCTTCTTCCTTTGCCGTCATAACCGGGCATGAGGACCCGAAGAAAGGAAGTTCAAGCATAGACTGGGAGAGCATGAAGGGGATAAACACCCTTGTCTTTTTGATGGCAGTTTCAAACAGGCAGGAGATAGCAAAGAGGTTAATAAGCGTGGGGAGAGAGCCGAAAGAACCCGTAGCCTTTATAGAGAGGGGAACAACAAAGGAGCAGAAGGTAGTTATTACAAGCCTTAAGGAGCTTTCTGAGAACCCACCTGAGGTGAAACCCCCTGCTGTTATGGTGGTGGGTGAGGTTGTGAGGCTTTACAATTATATAGGCTGGTTCGCTACAACACAGCAACCTTTATAA
- the nusA gene encoding transcription termination factor NusA: protein MVKNLKRLIEQVAKEKNLPEWIVEGALKNAIALAVKKDRKLRENLQVDLLEEGIKVYIVRRKNSEVVRFPLDISTEDVNRIAAYAAKEEFLKELEKAEEERGYLEFVQHEGEIAVGIVRRVLENGDVLVDLGKVMGILPRREQIHKEAYRSGERIKALILEVRRYRGKYEIILSRTHPKFLKKLLEAEVPEIKSGEIEIKAIAREPGERAKVLVHAKDMKMDPVGIIVGLKGSRINPISKELSGEKIDVIKWTDNAEELIKKSLSPAPVLKVRLIPQDKRAEVAVPKEKLSLAIGKHGVNVKLANKITGWYIDVLSEEDFERLTALK from the coding sequence ATGGTAAAAAACTTAAAAAGATTGATAGAGCAAGTCGCAAAGGAGAAAAACTTACCCGAGTGGATAGTGGAGGGTGCATTAAAAAACGCTATAGCTCTGGCAGTGAAAAAGGATAGGAAACTAAGGGAGAACCTTCAGGTGGATCTGCTTGAGGAAGGCATAAAAGTTTACATAGTAAGGAGAAAGAATTCGGAAGTGGTTAGATTTCCTCTTGATATATCAACGGAGGATGTAAATCGTATAGCAGCCTATGCGGCAAAGGAGGAGTTTCTAAAGGAGCTTGAAAAGGCGGAGGAGGAAAGAGGTTATTTAGAGTTTGTTCAGCATGAGGGGGAGATCGCTGTAGGTATAGTTAGAAGGGTGCTTGAGAATGGAGACGTACTTGTGGATCTTGGCAAGGTTATGGGCATACTTCCCAGGAGGGAACAGATACATAAAGAAGCATACAGATCCGGAGAAAGGATAAAAGCTCTCATTCTTGAAGTGAGAAGGTACAGGGGTAAGTACGAAATAATCCTTTCGCGTACTCATCCCAAGTTTTTGAAAAAACTGCTTGAGGCTGAAGTTCCGGAAATAAAAAGTGGTGAGATAGAAATAAAAGCTATAGCAAGAGAACCGGGAGAAAGGGCAAAGGTACTTGTACATGCGAAGGATATGAAGATGGATCCTGTAGGCATTATAGTGGGACTTAAAGGTTCACGTATAAACCCCATATCAAAAGAACTATCTGGCGAGAAGATAGATGTTATAAAGTGGACGGATAACGCTGAGGAACTCATAAAAAAAAGTCTGTCCCCAGCGCCAGTATTAAAAGTCAGGCTCATACCACAAGACAAAAGGGCTGAAGTTGCTGTGCCTAAAGAAAAACTTTCTCTCGCCATAGGAAAGCATGGTGTGAACGTCAAGCTTGCCAACAAGATAACGGGCTGGTACATAGATGTCCTTTCGGAAGAAGATTTTGAAAGATTGACCGCTCTGAAATGA
- a CDS encoding MoxR family ATPase has protein sequence MDIDRIVLDVSSVLKGKDEIITYSLVCFLSGGHLILEDVPGVGKTTLALTLSKVLGLSFARIQFTSDLLPSDITGVSVYDQSKKSFVFKHGPIFHNIVLADEINRATPKTQSALLEAMAEAKVSVDGVTYELPFPFFVIATQNPMEQYGTYPLPESQLDRFSMRLSLGYPDPDTEVQIIRGENPLEKVDRIIPAVKPQELISTIHQIKKFYVSPDVGKFVVEIVSQTRNHPDVVLGVSTRGAIHLVSCAKALAYIKGRDFVVPEDVIELSPLVLPHRIITRNEADPKLLVEEILTKIKIP, from the coding sequence ATGGATATAGATAGAATAGTATTGGATGTCAGTTCGGTTCTAAAAGGTAAGGATGAGATAATTACTTACTCGCTCGTATGCTTTCTCTCAGGTGGACATCTAATACTTGAGGATGTGCCCGGTGTAGGTAAAACCACATTAGCCCTCACACTCTCTAAGGTACTCGGACTTTCTTTTGCGAGAATTCAATTCACCAGTGATCTCCTACCATCTGACATAACAGGTGTAAGCGTTTATGATCAGTCCAAAAAATCTTTTGTTTTTAAACACGGTCCTATATTTCACAATATAGTACTTGCGGATGAGATAAACAGGGCAACTCCTAAAACACAGAGCGCTTTGCTTGAAGCCATGGCTGAAGCTAAGGTGAGCGTTGATGGTGTAACTTACGAACTTCCATTTCCTTTTTTTGTTATTGCAACGCAGAACCCCATGGAACAGTATGGCACCTATCCACTTCCTGAATCACAGTTGGACAGATTCAGTATGAGGTTATCTTTGGGTTATCCGGACCCAGATACGGAGGTGCAGATAATAAGAGGGGAGAATCCTCTTGAAAAGGTTGACAGGATCATCCCAGCGGTAAAACCGCAAGAGCTTATAAGCACAATACATCAGATAAAGAAGTTTTATGTGTCTCCTGATGTAGGTAAATTCGTTGTGGAGATAGTAAGCCAAACGAGGAATCATCCGGATGTGGTACTTGGTGTGTCAACAAGAGGAGCAATACATCTTGTAAGCTGTGCTAAGGCGCTCGCTTATATAAAGGGAAGGGATTTTGTAGTTCCGGAAGATGTGATAGAACTTTCCCCGCTCGTACTCCCCCATAGGATCATAACAAGAAACGAAGCCGATCCAAAGCTTCTGGTGGAAGAGATCCTCACAAAAATAAAAATACCATGA
- a CDS encoding GYD domain-containing protein translates to MGIYVMLTKISPYAVKNLEKLKEIEQHAERLIEENCPGVKWLMNLVTFGPYDYLDVFEATSDEEAAKVAMIIRSFGHATTETWPAIEWKDFKSIIEKIKVDYS, encoded by the coding sequence ATGGGTATATATGTGATGCTAACGAAGATATCGCCTTATGCTGTCAAGAATCTTGAAAAGCTCAAGGAGATAGAACAGCATGCCGAGAGGCTTATTGAGGAAAATTGTCCTGGGGTAAAGTGGCTTATGAATTTGGTGACTTTCGGTCCATATGATTATCTTGACGTCTTTGAAGCCACCAGTGACGAGGAAGCAGCGAAAGTTGCCATGATAATAAGATCCTTCGGTCACGCCACTACGGAAACTTGGCCAGCTATAGAATGGAAAGATTTTAAAAGCATTATAGAGAAAATAAAGGTGGATTACTCCTGA